DNA sequence from the Armigeres subalbatus isolate Guangzhou_Male chromosome 1, GZ_Asu_2, whole genome shotgun sequence genome:
gaggaattcctggaggaacttccggaggaattcctggagaaacttccggaggaattcctggagaaacttccggaggaattcctggagaaacttccggaggaattcctggagaaacttccggaggaattcctggagaaacttccggaggaattcctggaggaacttccggaggaattacgggaggaacttccggaggaattcctggaggaacttccggaggaattcctggaggaacttccggagaaattcctggaggaacttccgaaggaattgctggaggaacttccgaaggaattgctggaggaacttcctggaggaacttgcggaggattttctggagaagcttccggaggaattcctggaggaacttccggtggaattcctggagaaacttccggaggaattcttggagaaacttccggaggaattcctggagaaacttccggaggaattcctggaggaacttccggaggaattcctggaagaacttccggaggaattcgtggaggaacttccggaggaattcctggaggaacttccggaggaattgctggaggaacttcctggaggaacttccggaggaattcctggagaaaattccggaggaattcctggaggaacttccggaggaattgctggaggaacttccggaggaattcctggaggaacttcgggaggatttcctgaaggagcttgggaaggaattcctggaggaacttccggaggaattcttggaagaactttcgaagacatttctggaggaacttcagaacgagtttctggaggaactttcgaaagaattcctgtaggaattactgaaagaattccttgaggaacttgcaaaggtattcctggaggaacttccgaaagaattcctggaggagctttcgaaggaatttctggaggaatttccgaaggaattcctggaggatctctcgAAGTAAGTGGAAATTCCTAGCGGAACTACctaatttgtttcaatttttttttcaaattaatttggttaatTTTCGATTCTCATTTCCATTCAGAGTAATTTCCTTCGGAGTTTCAGGAAGTTTTCTCTTGATATTTGAGAGGAATTCTCTTGGtatttttggaatttcataggaattttcattaaaaatcagtGGAAATCCCTTGTAGATTCAGAATAATTATCCAACAAAGCTCAAGTTAATTTTCATGGTGAATTGAGAGAAAATTTTACatggaattttctcggaaatacAAAGGATCTGGGAACCCGCATAATGAAAAACGACATACCATGCAGTCAAAATTACATATGCGTTATAAGATATAttgtcactattcacttcaTTGGTATCATACAATTTTAACCTTGATTTACCATACCAACCCTACATCAACACTTGCTGTTAATACATaacatgctgtcgctgtgtaattatatagttcttcaattgtacatctaccaactgatgtatggtacatcgaaaattttgttcgaaaaaatgaccggatttaaatgttaattatacttaaccgcccattactCATATGGTAGTTTGGCCGTTTACCATCTGAGCAACTGTTGAAACAGTATATGAGACTGTCCATTTATAGTTAACTACTATTAGTGAGACCATCGCTACAATAACACTTAATCTTTTCAATTATAACAGATGCGGTCTACATATGGTCCATGATTATGCGGGAACTCAAACTCACAATTCCAGGAATTTAATTTGGATGAATAGTGGatgttctattgaaattggatttactTGTTGGATAAAGACAAGTAGAACGACGATTTTATGATTAATGatataatcattattgtttcttcGAGGTTTTCacgatttccataaataattttattcattttcagcAATCCAGTTTAATCAAGTGGTCCTGATTATGCTTTCTCTGAAGTTCTCTGCTActgaaaataatacaaatttgaataaaatcacttcatgctaaaagtaaacaaatctttCCGCAATACCGCTGccgcattttttgaaaattttcaaaaaatatgcgGTTTTAGTACATTCCGCATTTGCCGTTCCGCATCATTGCGTGCCGTTCCATATACTGCCGTGTATTCAAAAGTGACAGCTGCCGCATCCTGCCGTTGCCGTTCCGTTGCCGCACTCCATTGCGTTTCCCCCTTTAATTGTCAGATAcgtgaaaagatattttagttactagataaagattgtcgcttcggttccctttgttctgctgtccgaaacatgtgtggtacatacctgtcaaatcgtatggattttccttctttgacatttagctcccctatcctcgccagcaaaagatgttccggacagcgacgacagcgacaatatttatctagtaactaaaatatcttttgatacgtgctatatgaaaaaaatatgtgaaaaattatgctcaattattatttatgtcAAATGGTCCAATCCCACGCATCGCTGcccattagggtctcgccgacatttctcaccaacacaaatgcaggttcgtggttgcaaacaatcccatttgattttgccgtgacagctgctcgtggttgcaaacaaaccgagtaaaagtgtgagtgaaacgtgcgtgtacgtacacgatcgctgaaagcctaatgcgggcagaaaacaaaaagtgctcgaatttaaataattacgCATGCGCATTTTTGTTGCGTTTCTTGCGTTTTACTTGCGTGTAAACAAAACATAAAACTACCTTTCCCGTTTCTACCGTTTCTGCGTATTttctaaaaattaattttattccaaattcaagaaattctatcagtcggtttattctttattctgaaTATGGTCAGTGAAGTGGAATCCAGTGATACAGACCCGTGCCCAACGAGTCAAGCGTCGGAAGGTGGCGAAGCTCAAACGTTACCCATCGGTGATGGCGGTAAAAATGCCGACCATGACCGCCCTCCGGACAATGGCGGAAATCCCGACAAAGGCATCGTTAAAGCATCGGCAACAAATGAGAGGCAGTTTTTTAGCTGCACCGAGTGTGGATTAGTTTTTCGCAAGCAGGACGACTTCGATCGGCACAGGTTTGCCCATACGGGAGTGGTAAGCACACTGAAATCACTTTTTCGGTAGGTAGAAAAGCATTCCGTTCTATTCCAGAGAGAATTCCGCTGTCCGGAACCGAATTGCGCCAAAGAGTACACCAATCGGAGCCATTTGAAGCGCCACATCCGAGTGAACCATAACAGCACTAAAGAATCCACATCCAGCCAGATTCGATGCAAACATCCTTCTTGCGCAAAAACCTTCTCCACCGACCAGAGCATGCGACGGCACTATGACCTGAAGCACGTTCTCGGCAAATCGTGGACCTGCGAGGAATGTGGCGAGCGATTCTGGCGAAAGCTCCAATTGAAGCAACATCTTTTCCGCCATACGGGGCAGTATCCCCATCGATGTAACCACTGTGATAAGGGTTTTATGAACCTGAAGTCATTGCGACATCATCAGACAACCCACGCCATTCACAAGTGTGATTCCTGTACGTCGGAGTTTACGCGTTGGACGGATTTGGTTGCTCACCGGAAGCTGCAGCACATGACTATGTATCAGTGTGATATTTGCCAGGGAAAATTCCGTTCGAAAAGAAACCTCAAAGCGCACATTCAGGTGCATCAGAAGAGTCGCGAAGACGGAAGGGAACAGGAAGTGTTCCAGTGCCCGTACGAGGGTTGTCCCAAATTTTACGACTACGAGCGCAACCTGATGGCCCATGTCAAATCTAAACACGAAGGAGTCCGGAAATACGTCTGCGACGTAGAGGGCTGTGGCCGGGCGTTGTCCACCCAGCAGAAGTTGGACCAACACCGG
Encoded proteins:
- the LOC134215585 gene encoding transcription factor IIIA-like, producing the protein MVSEVESSDTDPCPTSQASEGGEAQTLPIGDGGKNADHDRPPDNGGNPDKGIVKASATNERQFFSCTECGLVFRKQDDFDRHRFAHTGVREFRCPEPNCAKEYTNRSHLKRHIRVNHNSTKESTSSQIRCKHPSCAKTFSTDQSMRRHYDLKHVLGKSWTCEECGERFWRKLQLKQHLFRHTGQYPHRCNHCDKGFMNLKSLRHHQTTHAIHKCDSCTSEFTRWTDLVAHRKLQHMTMYQCDICQGKFRSKRNLKAHIQVHQKSREDGREQEVFQCPYEGCPKFYDYERNLMAHVKSKHEGVRKYVCDVEGCGRALSTQQKLDQHRRMHESAARSVPRMKLPGKPPARRKDAGQQRRSTASRLANVRLEPQVERVLIDQSPDRRPPLELEGSFSMDSASESEVESSAVVATVLQGQLARIQDQIKRLQEQSGSS